A window of the Virgibacillus pantothenticus genome harbors these coding sequences:
- the flhA gene encoding flagellar biosynthesis protein FlhA, whose translation MKARDLSVLLGVILIIIMLIVPLPGWLLSILILCNISLALIVILVSMNTQEALQFSVFPTLLLLLTLFRLGLNVSTTRSILSEADAGGVVDTFGSFVIGGNPLVGFVVFVILVIIQFLVITKGSERVSEVAARFTLDAMPGKQMSIDADLNAGLISEQQAKERREKIEKEADFHGSMDGASKFVKGDAIAGIIIVLINIIFGLIIGMVQMDMSFQEAINTFMRLTVGDGLVSQIPALLISTATGIVVTRTAGSGNLGTDVTGQLLQYPKLLFIASGTVFLLGLTPINFFLTTILSALLALSGYLLLKQAEDVAEPSEEETDETESDVMKAPENVVQLINMDPIEFEFGYSLIPIADVNQGGDLLDRIVMIRRQLAIELGIVIPVVRIRDNIQLQPNEYRLKIKGEEVASGELLLDHYLAMAPDMDDDDLEGIETTEPAFGLPAKWISEEWKDEAELSGYTVVDPPSVVSTHLTEVIKRHAHMLLGREETKQLIEHLKESYPILVEEVTPEPLSVGDIQKVLAKLLKEKVAIRNLPIIFETLADFAKLTNDTDLLAEYVRQALSNQITKQYTEDGQSLKVVTLSAKAEKAIADSIQQTEHGSFLSMVPEQQQQLLEHMKEEVEKLTLQEETAILLCSPAVRMYVKQLIERFFPHVVVLSYNELEPDVQVQSVGVVNIA comes from the coding sequence ATGAAAGCAAGAGATCTATCCGTTCTTTTAGGCGTTATTTTAATCATTATTATGTTAATCGTACCACTTCCAGGGTGGTTGTTAAGTATTCTGATACTATGTAATATCTCGCTAGCGCTCATTGTCATTTTAGTATCGATGAATACGCAGGAGGCGTTGCAATTTTCCGTTTTTCCGACCCTCTTATTGTTGTTAACGTTATTCCGCCTTGGACTAAACGTTTCCACAACAAGATCCATCTTATCCGAAGCGGATGCTGGTGGCGTTGTAGATACATTTGGGTCGTTTGTTATTGGGGGGAATCCATTAGTTGGGTTTGTCGTATTCGTCATATTAGTCATTATTCAGTTCCTCGTAATTACCAAAGGTTCTGAACGTGTATCTGAAGTAGCTGCACGCTTTACACTAGACGCGATGCCAGGAAAGCAAATGAGTATTGATGCAGATTTAAATGCTGGTTTGATTTCAGAGCAGCAGGCAAAAGAAAGACGGGAAAAGATTGAAAAAGAAGCAGATTTTCATGGTTCCATGGATGGTGCGAGTAAATTTGTTAAAGGGGATGCGATTGCCGGCATTATCATCGTTCTAATCAATATTATATTTGGGCTAATTATCGGTATGGTTCAAATGGATATGTCGTTTCAAGAGGCGATTAATACTTTTATGCGCTTAACGGTTGGAGATGGTTTGGTTAGTCAAATACCAGCATTACTTATTTCCACGGCCACTGGAATAGTGGTAACACGAACAGCCGGAAGCGGAAACTTGGGAACGGATGTAACGGGGCAATTATTACAATATCCAAAGCTATTATTTATTGCCAGTGGAACTGTGTTTTTACTCGGCTTAACTCCGATCAACTTTTTCTTAACAACTATTCTTTCGGCCTTATTAGCCTTAAGTGGCTATCTCTTATTAAAACAAGCGGAGGATGTCGCGGAACCTAGTGAGGAAGAAACCGATGAAACAGAAAGTGACGTGATGAAAGCTCCAGAGAATGTTGTCCAATTAATTAATATGGATCCAATTGAGTTCGAGTTTGGTTACTCACTAATTCCTATCGCCGATGTGAATCAAGGTGGAGATTTGCTGGATCGAATTGTCATGATTCGTAGACAGCTGGCGATTGAACTAGGAATTGTTATTCCAGTTGTTCGGATTCGGGATAATATTCAGCTGCAACCAAATGAATACCGTTTAAAAATAAAAGGGGAAGAAGTTGCTTCCGGCGAGTTGTTACTCGATCATTATTTAGCGATGGCGCCCGATATGGATGATGATGATTTAGAAGGGATAGAAACGACAGAACCAGCCTTTGGTTTGCCGGCAAAATGGATCAGTGAGGAATGGAAAGATGAAGCGGAATTATCTGGATATACAGTAGTTGATCCACCTTCCGTCGTATCCACTCATTTGACCGAGGTTATAAAACGTCATGCCCATATGCTTTTAGGACGAGAAGAGACGAAGCAATTAATCGAGCACCTCAAAGAAAGCTATCCTATTTTAGTGGAAGAGGTTACTCCTGAGCCATTATCAGTAGGGGACATTCAAAAAGTACTGGCTAAGTTGTTGAAGGAGAAAGTAGCGATTCGTAATTTACCGATTATATTTGAAACCTTGGCTGACTTTGCAAAATTAACGAATGATACTGATCTATTAGCCGAATACGTTCGACAAGCATTATCCAATCAAATTACGAAACAGTATACAGAGGATGGCCAATCGCTTAAAGTTGTTACACTTTCGGCAAAAGCAGAAAAAGCAATTGCTGACAGTATTCAACAAACCGAGCATGGAAGCTTTTTATCGATGGTTCCAGAGCAGCAGCAACAGCTTTTAGAGCATATGAAGGAAGAAGTTGAAAAGTTAACACTTCAAGAGGAAACTGCTATTTTGCTATGTTCTCCTGCTGTACGGATGTATGTAAAACAATTGATAGAACGGTTTTTCCCTCATGTTGTGGTCTTATCTTACAATGAGCTGGAACCAGACGTGCAAGTACAAAGTGTTGGGGTGGTGAATATAGCGTGA
- the flhB gene encoding flagellar biosynthesis protein FlhB produces the protein MQIKLDLQYFAGEKTEKATPKKRQDERKKGKVAKSQDVNTAILLLFALMMLYVFGNSMKDRMTSMYEHAFTEFIHWQVTETTVAQVFNGAAMETAMMLAPVMIIAIIAALAANFMQIGFLFTTEPLKFDLKKIDPIQGAKRIFSLRAIVELLKSLLKILSIGTVTFAVIWFYKDEMMMMAFKTADAALGFFGQVTIIMGITAVIILILLAVFDYAYQRYDYEKNMKMSKQDIKDEFKNIEGDPLIKSKIKERQRQMATRRMMSEVPNADVIITNPTHVAIAIKYDEEKASAPYIIAKGVDEVAQRIKQVAKENGVMTIENKPLARSLYRVVDIGDVIPEAFFQAVAEILAYVYKLEKKV, from the coding sequence TTGCAAATAAAACTGGATTTACAATATTTTGCAGGTGAAAAGACGGAAAAGGCTACCCCGAAAAAACGTCAGGACGAACGGAAAAAAGGAAAAGTTGCCAAGAGCCAGGATGTGAATACGGCAATTTTGTTGCTATTTGCATTAATGATGCTATATGTATTTGGAAATTCCATGAAAGATCGGATGACATCCATGTATGAGCATGCGTTTACGGAATTTATTCATTGGCAAGTAACTGAAACTACGGTGGCACAAGTTTTTAACGGTGCTGCTATGGAAACAGCAATGATGCTGGCTCCTGTTATGATCATCGCTATCATAGCTGCATTAGCGGCCAACTTTATGCAAATCGGATTTTTATTTACGACCGAGCCACTAAAGTTTGATTTAAAAAAAATTGATCCCATTCAAGGGGCTAAACGGATTTTTTCATTACGGGCAATTGTTGAATTGCTAAAATCCTTATTAAAAATTTTAAGTATCGGTACCGTGACTTTTGCGGTAATTTGGTTTTATAAGGACGAGATGATGATGATGGCGTTTAAGACTGCTGATGCAGCACTTGGGTTTTTTGGACAAGTGACTATCATTATGGGAATCACAGCTGTTATTATTTTAATTCTTTTAGCTGTATTTGATTACGCATATCAACGATACGACTATGAAAAAAATATGAAGATGTCCAAACAAGATATCAAAGACGAGTTTAAAAATATTGAGGGAGATCCGTTGATTAAATCAAAGATCAAAGAGCGACAAAGGCAAATGGCGACACGAAGGATGATGAGTGAAGTGCCAAATGCTGATGTTATTATTACGAATCCAACTCATGTGGCCATCGCAATTAAATATGATGAAGAAAAAGCTTCTGCTCCTTATATTATAGCAAAAGGTGTCGATGAAGTTGCCCAAAGAATCAAGCAAGTAGCGAAGGAAAATGGTGTGATGACGATTGAAAATAAACCATTAGCTCGTTCTTTATATCGTGTTGTGGATATTGGTGACGTGATTCCTGAAGCGTTTTTTCAGGCGGTTGCAGAAATCTTGGCATATGTATATAAGTTAGAGAAAAAAGTTTAA
- the fliR gene encoding flagellar biosynthetic protein FliR: protein MLDVIHVNSLPVFLLILVRVATFFATMPLFSYRTIPRPFKLGLSFFLAFLIFYTVDAPALAVDGHYFLLILKEAAVGLLIGLIAYIILSAVQIAGGFIDFQMGFAIANVIDPQTGAQSPLTGQYFYIVALLFLLSVNGHHILIDGMINSYQFIPIEQFVPFQNESIVRYVIDSFNYMFLIAFQIAIPIVGCLFLVDVALGIVARTVPQLNVFVVGLPLKILVSFIVLLFFMSLYVVLAKHLFEVLFETVRSLTNLFGGG from the coding sequence ATGTTAGATGTTATTCATGTAAATAGTTTACCAGTATTTTTATTAATTTTAGTTAGAGTAGCAACCTTTTTTGCTACGATGCCGTTGTTTTCCTATCGTACTATTCCAAGACCGTTTAAATTAGGGTTAAGCTTCTTTCTTGCATTTTTAATATTTTATACGGTGGACGCCCCCGCATTAGCGGTAGATGGACATTATTTTTTGCTTATTTTAAAAGAGGCGGCAGTAGGTCTATTGATAGGTTTAATCGCATATATCATTTTGTCTGCGGTGCAAATAGCTGGTGGTTTTATTGATTTTCAAATGGGCTTTGCAATTGCTAATGTCATAGATCCGCAAACGGGAGCCCAAAGCCCTTTAACGGGACAGTATTTTTATATAGTTGCTTTGTTATTTCTATTATCGGTTAATGGTCACCATATTTTAATAGACGGGATGATAAATAGTTACCAATTTATTCCGATAGAACAATTTGTCCCGTTTCAAAATGAATCCATTGTCCGATATGTGATAGACAGTTTTAATTACATGTTCCTGATTGCTTTTCAAATTGCAATCCCTATTGTGGGGTGTTTATTTCTTGTAGATGTAGCACTTGGGATTGTAGCAAGAACGGTTCCACAATTGAACGTGTTTGTCGTAGGACTGCCGTTAAAAATTTTAGTAAGCTTTATCGTCCTATTATTTTTTATGAGTTTATATGTCGTATTAGCAAAGCATTTGTTTGAGGTTTTGTTTGAGACCGTACGCAGTCTCACGAATTTATTCGGAGGTGGATAA
- the fliQ gene encoding flagellar biosynthesis protein FliQ, translated as MSSEFVLTLAEKGVFTILLVTGPLLLLALAVGLLVSIFQATTQIQEQTLAFIPKIIAVLVGLVFFGPWMLTQMVEFTSNLFQNMNQFVG; from the coding sequence ATGAGCAGCGAATTTGTTTTAACGCTTGCAGAAAAAGGCGTATTTACTATTTTACTTGTAACTGGACCATTGCTTTTGCTCGCTTTAGCTGTAGGATTACTTGTCAGTATATTTCAAGCGACAACACAAATTCAAGAGCAAACCTTGGCATTTATCCCGAAAATTATTGCTGTTCTGGTTGGATTGGTGTTTTTTGGTCCTTGGATGCTAACGCAAATGGTGGAGTTTACTTCTAATTTATTTCAAAATATGAATCAGTTTGTGGGATAA
- the fliP gene encoding flagellar type III secretion system pore protein FliP (The bacterial flagellar biogenesis protein FliP forms a type III secretion system (T3SS)-type pore required for flagellar assembly.) yields the protein MNEFIDMFSSSDPANVSTSVKLILLLTVLTLAPSILILMTSFTRIIIVLSFVRTSLATQQMPPNQVLIGLALFLTFFIMAPIFNEVYDNALEPLFAEEITLDEAYDEASIPIKQFMAEHTRQKDLALFMNYAKLERPETVEEIPLTTLVPAFAISELKTAFQMGFMIFVPFLIIDMAVASVLMSMGMMMLPPVMISLPFKILLFVLVDGWYLITHSLLDSF from the coding sequence ATGAATGAATTTATCGATATGTTTTCGAGTTCAGATCCTGCTAATGTGTCCACTTCAGTAAAGCTAATTTTATTATTAACTGTTCTTACATTGGCACCAAGTATTTTAATATTAATGACCAGCTTTACAAGAATTATTATCGTACTGTCCTTTGTTCGAACATCATTGGCTACACAGCAAATGCCACCAAATCAGGTGTTGATTGGTCTAGCTTTGTTTCTTACCTTTTTCATAATGGCTCCCATATTTAATGAGGTGTATGACAATGCTTTAGAACCGTTGTTCGCAGAGGAAATTACGTTGGATGAAGCGTATGATGAAGCAAGTATTCCTATCAAACAATTTATGGCTGAGCATACCCGACAAAAAGATTTAGCCTTGTTTATGAACTATGCCAAATTAGAGCGACCGGAGACCGTTGAGGAAATACCTTTGACGACGTTAGTTCCTGCATTTGCCATTAGTGAGTTAAAAACAGCATTTCAAATGGGATTTATGATTTTTGTTCCTTTTCTGATTATTGATATGGCTGTTGCCAGTGTATTAATGTCTATGGGGATGATGATGCTACCGCCAGTTATGATTTCGTTGCCGTTTAAAATTTTATTATTTGTGCTGGTAGATGGTTGGTACTTAATTACCCACTCATTACTAGACAGCTTTTAG
- a CDS encoding flagellar biosynthetic protein FliO translates to MRKLTVISSLLSLLLFLFVIEAEAAPKSVNDCINDEADCESSEQTPANTDKDTSTLLNEETETKPLWVSFVKVIAVLFLILGLIYLVLLFLKRKNALFNQVKALENLGGISVGQNKSLQIIRLGNKYYLIGVGDNVELLQEINDASLIEDLQRAGAGGETPAVPKFIQKLTPGAKSNHQDKEEKADFKQQFMNELDKLKQNRSQLIQQYKQKEDHNE, encoded by the coding sequence GTGAGGAAATTAACAGTTATATCTAGCCTGCTTAGCCTGCTTCTATTTCTATTTGTAATAGAAGCAGAGGCAGCTCCTAAATCCGTGAATGATTGTATCAACGATGAAGCAGATTGTGAGTCTTCCGAGCAGACACCGGCAAACACTGACAAAGATACGTCAACACTTTTAAATGAAGAAACGGAAACGAAACCATTATGGGTCAGTTTTGTGAAGGTAATCGCTGTTTTATTTCTTATTCTCGGTTTAATTTATTTGGTGCTTCTATTTTTAAAAAGAAAGAATGCTTTATTTAACCAAGTAAAGGCATTGGAAAACCTTGGGGGAATTTCTGTAGGGCAAAATAAATCATTGCAAATTATTCGCCTTGGGAATAAATACTATTTAATCGGTGTTGGCGATAATGTGGAGTTACTGCAGGAAATTAACGATGCATCACTTATTGAAGATTTACAAAGAGCAGGTGCAGGTGGTGAAACGCCTGCAGTTCCAAAGTTCATCCAAAAATTAACTCCTGGAGCGAAGTCCAATCACCAGGATAAGGAAGAAAAAGCTGATTTTAAACAGCAATTCATGAACGAGTTGGACAAATTAAAGCAAAATCGTAGCCAATTAATTCAGCAGTATAAACAAAAGGAAGATCACAATGAATGA
- a CDS encoding response regulator produces MGNRILIVDDAAFMRMMIKDILTKNGYEVVGEAQDGVQAVEKYNELKPDLVTMDITMPEKDGITALKEILAADAQARIIMCSAMGQQAMVIDAIQAGAKDFIVKPFQADRVIEAIQKALS; encoded by the coding sequence ATGGGCAATCGTATTTTAATCGTTGATGATGCAGCATTTATGCGAATGATGATAAAGGATATTTTAACAAAGAACGGGTATGAAGTTGTAGGTGAAGCTCAAGATGGTGTACAAGCTGTTGAAAAATACAATGAGTTAAAGCCTGACTTAGTAACGATGGATATTACGATGCCAGAAAAAGATGGGATTACGGCATTAAAAGAGATATTAGCCGCTGATGCACAAGCAAGAATTATTATGTGTTCTGCAATGGGCCAGCAAGCGATGGTTATTGATGCTATTCAAGCAGGCGCAAAAGATTTTATTGTCAAACCTTTCCAGGCGGATCGGGTTATTGAAGCGATTCAAAAGGCTTTGAGTTAA
- the fliY gene encoding flagellar motor switch phosphatase FliY, with protein MGNDGMLSQDEIDALLNVSSTEDESNQSSPTDEYLSTIEIDTLGEIGNISFGSSATTLSTLLNQKVEITTPEVSVMAQEELKKFTFEPVSVQVNYLEGFSGKNVFVIKAEDAAIISDIMLGGDGTNPAEELNEIHLSAVQEAMNQMMGAAATSMSTVFNKRVDISPPTIHMEDPEKEPESTLGEDPFVKVTFQLKVGELIDSTIFQLMPIQFAKELVSQLVTNESAKEETASTVVAEPTEQAEPKEESAHFEDTSQFLGYHNPDSKQSNVQQAEFSPFEPVPLNKTEQRNLDMLLDIPLKVTVELGRTKRTIKDILDLSQGSIVELDKLAGEPVDILVNEKLIATGEVVVIDENFGVRVTDILSQSDRLKKLK; from the coding sequence ATGGGGAATGACGGAATGCTTTCTCAAGATGAAATCGACGCACTATTAAATGTAAGTTCAACAGAAGATGAGAGCAATCAATCGTCGCCTACTGACGAATATTTATCAACAATAGAAATTGATACGCTGGGGGAAATTGGAAATATATCATTTGGAAGTTCAGCGACTACATTATCCACATTGTTAAACCAAAAAGTAGAAATAACGACGCCAGAAGTTTCAGTGATGGCACAAGAAGAACTAAAAAAATTCACTTTTGAACCTGTCAGTGTTCAGGTGAACTATCTAGAAGGTTTTTCTGGCAAGAACGTGTTTGTGATTAAGGCAGAAGATGCAGCAATTATTTCTGATATTATGCTTGGTGGAGACGGCACAAACCCTGCTGAAGAATTAAATGAGATTCATTTAAGTGCGGTCCAAGAGGCTATGAATCAAATGATGGGCGCAGCAGCTACAAGTATGTCTACCGTATTTAATAAACGTGTCGATATATCTCCACCTACGATTCATATGGAAGACCCCGAAAAAGAACCCGAATCAACTTTAGGAGAAGATCCTTTTGTGAAGGTAACTTTCCAGTTGAAGGTTGGGGAGCTAATTGATTCAACCATTTTTCAATTAATGCCGATCCAATTTGCCAAGGAATTGGTGAGCCAATTGGTTACGAATGAATCAGCGAAAGAAGAAACAGCATCGACTGTCGTTGCCGAACCAACCGAACAGGCAGAACCTAAGGAAGAGTCGGCCCACTTTGAGGATACATCGCAATTTTTAGGTTATCATAATCCAGATTCAAAGCAGTCGAATGTGCAGCAAGCAGAATTCTCTCCATTTGAGCCGGTACCTTTGAATAAAACCGAGCAGCGTAATTTAGATATGCTTTTGGATATTCCTTTAAAAGTAACGGTTGAACTTGGGAGGACGAAGCGTACAATTAAAGATATTTTAGATTTATCCCAAGGTTCTATTGTGGAATTAGATAAATTAGCAGGTGAACCAGTGGATATTTTAGTTAATGAAAAACTCATTGCGACTGGAGAAGTAGTCGTTATTGACGAAAATTTTGGTGTTCGGGTAACAGATATATTGAGTCAATCCGATCGTCTAAAAAAACTAAAATAA
- the fliM gene encoding flagellar motor switch protein FliM, translated as MVEEVLSQNEIDALLSAISSGEMDAEELKKEDQEKKVRVYDFKRALRFSKDQIRSISRIHENYARLLTTFFSAKLRTYVNITVASVDQIPYEEFIRSVPTMTILNTYSLEPLEGRIVMEINPNIAYAMLDRTLGGQGGSLNKVENLTEIETLLMSQLFENASTKLQEAWASIVDIDPVMEDFEVNPQFLQMVSPNETVVVVSLNTAVGEASGMINICIPHIVLEPIISKLSVHYWMQSAGKERDDEAYQKLTANIQQAKVEVKPILGEASITIEQFLNLNKDDVIRLDQSIESPLTLAVNDEPKFFVQPGTYKNRMSVQILETFKGGIDDGE; from the coding sequence TTGGTAGAAGAAGTTCTTTCACAAAATGAAATTGATGCATTATTATCCGCAATATCTTCTGGTGAAATGGATGCGGAGGAATTGAAAAAGGAAGATCAAGAAAAAAAGGTCCGTGTGTATGATTTCAAACGTGCATTACGTTTTTCAAAGGATCAGATACGCAGTATATCCCGTATTCATGAAAATTACGCACGATTGCTAACCACTTTTTTCTCAGCAAAACTAAGAACGTATGTCAACATCACGGTTGCATCTGTGGACCAAATACCTTATGAAGAGTTTATTCGCTCCGTACCAACGATGACAATTTTGAATACATATAGCCTTGAGCCGTTGGAAGGCAGAATCGTCATGGAAATCAATCCAAATATTGCTTATGCAATGCTTGATAGGACTTTAGGTGGTCAAGGTGGCAGTTTGAATAAGGTAGAAAATTTAACGGAAATTGAGACCCTTTTAATGTCACAGCTGTTTGAAAATGCGAGCACAAAATTACAAGAAGCATGGGCGTCTATTGTAGATATTGATCCTGTAATGGAGGATTTTGAAGTAAATCCACAGTTTTTACAAATGGTGTCTCCAAACGAAACAGTTGTTGTTGTATCACTAAATACAGCGGTTGGTGAGGCAAGTGGGATGATCAATATTTGCATCCCGCATATTGTACTGGAACCGATTATATCCAAGCTGTCGGTTCATTATTGGATGCAGTCAGCAGGAAAAGAGCGAGATGATGAAGCTTATCAAAAACTGACGGCAAATATTCAACAAGCAAAGGTAGAGGTTAAACCGATCTTAGGTGAAGCGTCTATTACGATTGAACAATTTTTGAATTTAAACAAAGACGATGTCATCAGGCTCGATCAATCCATTGAAAGCCCACTAACGTTAGCAGTAAATGATGAACCAAAATTCTTTGTACAGCCAGGTACATATAAAAACAGGATGTCTGTCCAAATACTAGAGACATTTAAGGGGGGAATTGACGATGGGGAATGA
- the fliL gene encoding flagellar basal body-associated protein FliL translates to MSKLVKIMLTSLTVLLIIGISAFVVVQYINTDEKSGEAASIDEMKEYSYETPEITTDLQDGSFVRIQFQIIADSKDAKEEIEKRDFQLKNILIKELATMKEKNFQSGLEDLENEVKSKLNEVMTTGKITDVYTINKILQ, encoded by the coding sequence ATGAGTAAACTGGTTAAAATAATGCTAACTTCACTAACAGTACTGCTTATAATAGGGATTTCTGCGTTCGTCGTTGTTCAGTATATAAACACAGATGAGAAGAGTGGGGAAGCAGCTTCTATTGATGAAATGAAGGAATATTCTTATGAAACTCCTGAAATAACGACAGATCTTCAAGACGGGAGTTTTGTCCGAATCCAATTTCAAATTATTGCAGATAGCAAAGACGCAAAAGAAGAAATTGAAAAACGTGATTTTCAATTAAAGAATATTCTAATTAAAGAACTTGCTACCATGAAAGAAAAAAACTTTCAATCAGGGTTGGAAGATTTAGAGAATGAAGTAAAATCTAAACTTAATGAAGTAATGACTACAGGGAAGATTACAGATGTCTATACAATTAATAAAATATTGCAATAA
- a CDS encoding flagellar FlbD family protein, with protein sequence MISLTRLNGDEFTLNSIMIEQIQNFPDTTITLLTGKKFVVKETKAEVLKRTLEYYQQVGILQVVTKREASNDDE encoded by the coding sequence ATGATTTCATTGACGCGATTAAATGGGGACGAATTTACATTAAACTCCATAATGATTGAACAAATACAAAATTTTCCAGACACGACGATTACGTTACTCACTGGAAAGAAATTCGTGGTAAAGGAAACAAAAGCAGAAGTGCTTAAACGCACTCTAGAATACTATCAACAAGTTGGTATATTACAAGTTGTAACGAAAAGGGAGGCAAGCAACGACGATGAGTAA
- the flgG gene encoding flagellar basal body rod protein FlgG, producing MLRSMYAGISGMKGFQTKLDVIGNNIANVNTSGFKKGRVTFQDMMSQTNSGAQGPTATRGGINPVQVGTGSQLGSIDNVHTQGFRQTTGRPLDLMLEGDGMFIVQGNGTTYYTRAGNFYLDNDGRIVDANGFYLQDIDGRELRIPQDAKSFSIESDGTITYVNADGDPVNGGQIALASFSNPGGLEKAGSNLFLNSENAGYNGIVAPESDGAAKIVSSALEMSNVDLSEEFTEMITAQRGFQANTRIITTSDEILQELVNLKR from the coding sequence ATGTTACGTTCTATGTATGCAGGAATTTCTGGTATGAAAGGATTTCAAACAAAACTTGATGTGATTGGAAATAATATTGCAAACGTCAATACATCAGGTTTTAAAAAAGGCAGAGTTACATTTCAGGATATGATGAGCCAAACCAATTCTGGGGCACAAGGACCGACGGCTACTCGTGGAGGGATTAATCCTGTACAAGTAGGAACGGGTTCACAGCTTGGATCAATAGATAATGTTCATACCCAAGGGTTTAGGCAGACTACCGGAAGACCTTTAGATCTGATGTTGGAAGGCGACGGTATGTTTATTGTGCAGGGGAATGGAACAACGTATTATACCCGTGCAGGGAATTTTTATTTAGATAATGATGGTCGCATTGTCGATGCAAATGGATTTTACTTGCAAGATATTGATGGTAGGGAATTAAGGATTCCTCAGGATGCTAAAAGCTTTAGTATTGAATCTGATGGTACTATTACGTATGTTAATGCTGATGGAGATCCAGTTAATGGTGGGCAAATTGCCCTTGCTAGTTTTTCTAATCCAGGAGGTCTAGAAAAAGCGGGGAGCAATTTATTCCTTAACAGTGAAAATGCTGGTTATAACGGAATTGTTGCTCCAGAATCAGATGGCGCTGCTAAAATTGTATCTAGTGCGCTTGAAATGTCGAATGTCGATTTATCAGAAGAGTTCACAGAAATGATTACTGCCCAGCGTGGATTCCAGGCAAATACAAGAATTATTACTACTTCTGATGAAATTCTCCAAGAGCTTGTAAATCTAAAACGATAA
- the flgD gene encoding flagellar hook assembly protein FlgD: protein MVQIDPSLYLHNQKERTPSPELGKDEFLKILMTQLQHQDPTNPMDDRQFISQMAEFSSLEQMMNMTKSIDTLVQSQLISPVIKYSHMLGKEVTYQAYDEETGKEAGLKTSKVVAVSQSEGWAILELENGEKIYADAALQVNDPEFEGPQSEDEQNEPNEPSE, encoded by the coding sequence GTGGTTCAAATTGATCCTTCACTCTATTTACATAATCAAAAAGAGCGAACGCCTAGTCCGGAATTAGGAAAGGACGAATTTTTGAAAATTTTAATGACCCAATTGCAACATCAAGATCCAACTAATCCAATGGATGACCGTCAGTTTATTTCACAAATGGCTGAATTCAGTTCCTTAGAACAAATGATGAATATGACGAAATCGATTGATACTTTAGTACAAAGTCAACTTATATCTCCGGTAATTAAATACAGCCATATGTTAGGTAAAGAAGTTACCTATCAGGCTTATGATGAAGAGACAGGTAAGGAAGCGGGATTAAAAACAAGTAAAGTTGTTGCTGTTAGTCAGAGTGAGGGCTGGGCCATTCTGGAGTTGGAGAATGGGGAAAAAATTTATGCCGATGCTGCCTTACAAGTAAACGATCCGGAGTTTGAAGGACCTCAAAGTGAGGATGAGCAAAATGAACCAAATGAACCATCGGAGTAA